In one Sander vitreus isolate 19-12246 unplaced genomic scaffold, sanVit1 ctg660_0, whole genome shotgun sequence genomic region, the following are encoded:
- the LOC144514673 gene encoding target of Nesh-SH3-like isoform X1 yields the protein MVVIDLSEYEVISTVGKQVSILTTIQTHTSVENLKPETSYEFKVKPKNVLGAGPPSEPVTFDTESADPRVSDNVSGRDAIWTQFPFQTDSYSDCHGKQYVKRTWYRKFVGVQLCNSLRYKIYLSDSLNGKFYNIGDQTGFGEDHCQFVDSFLDGRTGHQLQADQLPSRPGFYRAERQEPVHFGQIGGHSHVNYVSWYECGTPIPGKW from the exons ATGGTTGTGATTGACCTCTCAGAGTATGAAGTCATCTCCACCGTTGGCAAGCAGGTTTCCATCCTGACCACCATCCAGACTCACACCTCTGTGGAGAACCTCAAACCTGAGACCAG TTATGAGTTTAAAGTGAAGCCGAAGAACGTGCTGGGTGCAGGTCCTCCCAGCGAGCCGGTCACCTTCGACACAGAGTCTG CTGATCCTCGAGTGAGCGACAACGTTTCAG GAAGAGACGCCATCTGGACTCAGTTCCCCTTCCAGACGGACTCTTACTCCGACTGTCACGGGAAGCAGTACGTCAAGAGAACCTGGTACAGGAAGTTCGTCGGCGTCCAGCTCTGCAACTCGCTGCGCTACAAGATCTACCTGAGCGACTCGCTCAATG GTAAATTCTACAACATCGGGGATCAGACCGGCTTCGGCGAGGATCACTGTCAGTTCGTCGATTCCTTCCTGGATGGAAGAACAGGACACCAGCTCCAAGCTGACCAGCTCCCCTCCAGACCCG GTTTCTACAGAGCCGAGCGTCAGGAGCCCGTCCACTTCGGACAGATCGGAGGACACTCCCACGTCAACTACGTCTCGTGGTATGAGTGCGGGACGCCCATTCCTGGGAAATGGTGA
- the LOC144514673 gene encoding target of Nesh-SH3-like isoform X2: MVVIDLSEYEVISTVGKQVSILTTIQTHTSVENLKPETSYEFKVKPKNVLGAGPPSEPVTFDTESADPRVSDNVSGRDAIWTQFPFQTDSYSDCHGKQYVKRTWYRKFVGVQLCNSLRYKIYLSDSLNGKFYNIGDQTGFGEDHCQFVDSFLDGRTGHQLQADQLPSRPVAFPNQQVIQQVKTTERR, encoded by the exons ATGGTTGTGATTGACCTCTCAGAGTATGAAGTCATCTCCACCGTTGGCAAGCAGGTTTCCATCCTGACCACCATCCAGACTCACACCTCTGTGGAGAACCTCAAACCTGAGACCAG TTATGAGTTTAAAGTGAAGCCGAAGAACGTGCTGGGTGCAGGTCCTCCCAGCGAGCCGGTCACCTTCGACACAGAGTCTG CTGATCCTCGAGTGAGCGACAACGTTTCAG GAAGAGACGCCATCTGGACTCAGTTCCCCTTCCAGACGGACTCTTACTCCGACTGTCACGGGAAGCAGTACGTCAAGAGAACCTGGTACAGGAAGTTCGTCGGCGTCCAGCTCTGCAACTCGCTGCGCTACAAGATCTACCTGAGCGACTCGCTCAATG GTAAATTCTACAACATCGGGGATCAGACCGGCTTCGGCGAGGATCACTGTCAGTTCGTCGATTCCTTCCTGGATGGAAGAACAGGACACCAGCTCCAAGCTGACCAGCTCCCCTCCAGACCCG TGGCATTTCCGAACCAGCAGGTAATACAGCAAGTTAAAACAACAGAAAGGAGATAA